The stretch of DNA TTGTCTTCCTAAACCAGCTGCGGCAGAAAATCGGCATTTCCTACGGCAACCCGGAGGTTACCACCGGCGGTAATGCGCTCAAGTTTTACGCTTCGGTGCGCCTGGATATTCGCCGCATTCAAACCCTCAAGAAGGGAACCGAGGAGTACGGCATTCGCGCCAAGGTCAAAGTGGCCAAAAACAAAGTCGCTCCCCCCTTCCGCATCGGCGAGTTTGACATTCTCTTTGGCCAGGGCATCTCCAGCATGGGCTGCCTGGTGGACCTGGCCGAGCAGCACGGCGTCATCGTTCGCAAGGGAGCCTGGTACAGCTACGAGGGCGACAACATCGGCCAGGGGCGCGAGAATACAATTCTGCGCCTACAGGAAGATGCTGAGTTTGCCCAAAAGGTAGAAGCTCAGGTTAAAGAAAAGCTGGCGATTGGCAGTGCTGTTGCCGATGCTGAAGCGGTGGAGATTGAGATGGAGGATGAGGCTTACCTGGACGAAGACGAGTAACGTCTAGACTGACCGCTAGCGTCCCGTTCCTCGGTAGTTAAGGGGTTGCGGTTGCAGCCCCAGGGCCAGCAGCTTAAGGACAAGGTCTGTCGGCCCTAACTCCGAGGGGTCAGAGTCGTCCCGTTGAGCAGGTTCCGCACAGGAACCGCAGGTTTTCGAAGACATTGGCAAAGCCCTAATTCAGTAAACCCCTTTTCAAGGGGCAGGGAGCAGACCCGGAACGTTTTTGTGTCGTTATGTTTTGCTGTAACTTTTTACTGTTCCGTTGTGTCGCTACACCCTGGGTATCGGAGCCGCTGGCCCTCTTAAACCGACTCAGCTAACTCGACTTGCATGTGCTGAACTATACAGCTAAGCCCAATGTTCAACTTTACTGGAACGGTTCATACTCTCGCATCTGTCTTTAGGATGAGATTTTTGTCCCTCCAGCAGCCATTCCTGCGAGGCACCACCTCTTCGAACTCAACAGGTCAAGGACTGGGCGAACCCTGTCGCACAGGATTTGGGGGGGAGCCACTTTTCTTGCTATACCAACCTGGTCCTCGATCATCTCTCGGATGACGTGAGGACACTTTGAAACTCCATACGAGTTCAGCGGTTCTACCAACCCCCATCGCCGTGGATGGGGGTTTTTCTTTGGGGGCCATAGGTCTGTAGGTTGGTTCACTCCAGCCTGGGCGCTGCGACGGTGGAGCGCCTTAAATGGTGAGAACCCTGCCAACATTGAACCACTCAACCGTTGGAACGTTCCCCGCCTCGTGGCATTATGATGGGGTAACTGTGTTGGTTTGCCGTTTTAGAAACATCTATGGATATCTTGACCTTTGGCTGGGTGGCGCTGCTGGTAGTGTTTACCTTCTCTCTGTCGATGGTGGTTTGGGGTCGCAACGGGTTCTAAGCCCAGTGCCGGTGTAGCTATGGAAGCAACTCTACAAGCTCAAGCCTTTAGTGTATTAGCGACGATCGCCCTGGTGCTGATGGTGGTTGTGACCGGCGGGGTCATCTACCTGACAGCCGCCGACTGGCGCGATCGCCGACGGCGCAAGAATGACCAGGCGGCCCCCAAGCGACGCGCCAAATCGTAGCTTGGCTAAGCCTACGTCTCCTCGGGCCGCCGCCCCTACAACGGCGCGGCAGTTGGCGCTGAACGTACTGCTTCAAGTGCAGGCGGGGGCCTACGCCGATGTGGCCCTGCACCGCACCCTGTCCCAGGGAAGTCTGAGCGAGGGCGATTTCCCTGGGGAACGCTCCGCGGAACGCGCCTTTGCCACCGAGCTGGTCTACGGCAGCGTCCGTCGGCAGCGCACCCTGGATGCTCTGATCGACCAGCTGGGTAACCGCCCCGCTGACAAACAGCCCCCGGTGCTGCGGCTTGTGCTGCACCTGGGGCTTTACCAATTGCGCTATCTGAGCGCTGTCCCCGCTTCGGCGGCGGTAAATACCAGCGTGGATCTGGCCAAGGCCAGCGGGTTGGGCCGTCTGGCGGGGGTGGTGAACGGCATGCTGCGCCAGTACCTGCGCCGGTCCGAGGCGGGCGAGGACCCTCTGGTTTTGCCCCCTCAGCCGGCCGCCGCCCTGGGCGTCCTGCACAGCTATCCCGACTGGTTGGTGGCCCTCTGGCTGGAACAGATTGGCTACGAGGAAACGGAGCGACTCTGTGGCTGGTTCAATCAGGTGCCCGCCATAGACCTGCGGGTGAACCGTCAGCAAACGACAGTTGAAGCGGTGCGTACGGCCTTTGGCGCCGCGGGCATTGCGGTGACCTCCATCCCCGGTCTGCCCTGGGGGCTGCGCCTGGTCAACCACCAGGGGGCCCTGAGCGACCTGCCCGGCTACGAAGCTGGCTGGTGGAGCGTGCAGGATGCCAGTGCTCAGCTGGTGGGGCTGCTGCTCGACCCCCAGGCGAACGATACGGTGCTGGATGTCTGTGCGGCACCGGGGGGCAAGGCCACCCAAATCGCTGAAATCATTGGCCCGGAGGGGACGGTATGGGCCTGCGATCGCGCCCCCTCCCGGCTGAAAAAAATCACCGCCAATGCCACCCGTCTGGGCCTGGGCAACCTGCACACCCACGCCGGGGACAGCACCGATCTGACCCCGTTTCACCAGCGGTTTGACCGGGTGCTGGTCGACGCACCCTGCTCGGGCCTGGGCACTCTGCACCGCCACGCCGACGCCCGCTGGCGACAGAACCCTGCCAGCATTGCCGCCCTGGCCGAGCTGCAGAGCGCTCTGCTGGCCGAAGCGGCGCGCTGCGTCAAGCCCAGGGGCAGCCTGGTCTATGCCACCTGCACCCTGCACCCCGCCGAAAACGAAGCGGTGATTAAGGCTTTTTGTCAGGCTCACCCCGCCTGGCGGGTTCAGCCGCCTGAACCGGAGTTTGGCGGTGGGCTGGAGGTTGCCCCCCAGGGCTGGGTACGGGTTTGGCCCCACCGCCACAACATGGACGGTTTTTTTATGGTGAAGCTCCAGGCGAACTAGGACGCTGCG from Leptolyngbya sp. KIOST-1 encodes:
- the petN gene encoding cytochrome b6-f complex subunit PetN, coding for MDILTFGWVALLVVFTFSLSMVVWGRNGF
- a CDS encoding 16S rRNA (cytosine(967)-C(5))-methyltransferase, which gives rise to MAKPTSPRAAAPTTARQLALNVLLQVQAGAYADVALHRTLSQGSLSEGDFPGERSAERAFATELVYGSVRRQRTLDALIDQLGNRPADKQPPVLRLVLHLGLYQLRYLSAVPASAAVNTSVDLAKASGLGRLAGVVNGMLRQYLRRSEAGEDPLVLPPQPAAALGVLHSYPDWLVALWLEQIGYEETERLCGWFNQVPAIDLRVNRQQTTVEAVRTAFGAAGIAVTSIPGLPWGLRLVNHQGALSDLPGYEAGWWSVQDASAQLVGLLLDPQANDTVLDVCAAPGGKATQIAEIIGPEGTVWACDRAPSRLKKITANATRLGLGNLHTHAGDSTDLTPFHQRFDRVLVDAPCSGLGTLHRHADARWRQNPASIAALAELQSALLAEAARCVKPRGSLVYATCTLHPAENEAVIKAFCQAHPAWRVQPPEPEFGGGLEVAPQGWVRVWPHRHNMDGFFMVKLQAN